In one Lolium rigidum isolate FL_2022 chromosome 3, APGP_CSIRO_Lrig_0.1, whole genome shotgun sequence genomic region, the following are encoded:
- the LOC124700049 gene encoding deoxyuridine 5'-triphosphate nucleotidohydrolase-like → MAATNGAAAADSVQEPPHKITKIAPLLKVKKLSENAILPRRGSALAAGYDLSSAVEVTVPARGKALVATDLSIAIPEGTYARVAPRSGLALKHSIDVGAGVIDADYRGPVGVVLFNHSEVDFAVKPGDRIAQLIIQVIATPEVAEVEDLDATVRGEGGFGSTGV, encoded by the exons ATGGCCGCTAccaacggcgccgccgccgccgactccGTGCAGGAGCCTCCCCACAAGATCACCAAGATCGCGCCTCTGCTCAAGGTCAAGAAGCTCTCCGAGAACGCCATCCTGCCCCGTCGCGGCTCCGCCCTCGCCGCCGGCTACGACCTCTCCAG CGCGGTGGAGGTGACCGTGCCCGCCAGGGGCAAGGCGCTGGTGGCCACCGACCTCAGCATCGCCATCCCGGAGGGAACCTACGCGCGCGTCG CCCCGAGGTCCGGTCTGGCGCTGAAGCACTCCATCGACGTGGGCGCCGGCGTGATCGACGCCGACTACCGCGGCCCGGTGGGCGTCGTGCTCTTCAACCACTCCGAGGTGGACTTTGCCGTCAAGCCTGGGGACCGCATCGCGCAGCTGATCATCCAGGTCATCGCCACCCCGGAGGTCGCGGAGGTGGAGGACCTCGATGCCACCGTCAGGGGAGAGGGAGGGTTCGGCTCCACTGGCGTCTGA